The genome window ATAGGGACCTGGGATCGAGATCAATGCGAAATTGAAGATTAAAATTACCAGCAATCCATAAATAGTAAATCTCCATTTGAATTGTTGAGCTAAAAATAAGATAAAGAGCAAATAAAAAAGAACATATCCGGTTCTTCCGTCGGCCACGAAAAATAGGTTAACCATTCCTAAAATAAAGAGCAGGATCAATCCAATCATATATCGTTTGTTAAGTCTATTGGCGAAGGCATAGGTAATCACCCCAAATAGAAACACCGCCAACAAAAAACTATGGTTAATTCTGTCTTTAAACGCACTCCCAGTGAAATCATGGGCTAGATTTTCCGGAGGAAAAAGTAAGGTATAAAATGAAACGATCAGAGTCACCACCATAGACAGGCCAAAAGCACATTGAGCCCAAGTTCTATACTGTTCCTTGGATAGAAAGGGGATGAAAACTATCAGATACAACAGCTCCCGATATTTTTTCAGCGTCTTGCCTGCTTCGGCGAAAGAAGCCGGTGTGTAAGTCGTTGCAAGGATGAAAATCAGAAACAAAAGGAGGGATGCGCGGACCAATGGATTTCCCACTTGATCCATGAAGGTTTTATGATGTCCCGCAAGAAACCATAAAGTCAGAATCAGGATGGCTAATAGATCGGTGAGGGAAGTACTCAGGGAAATGACGAAGCCCAAGGCAATCGTCAGGAAGACCCCGGCTTGATGAGCCTTTTCGGACCAGGTCATTGAATTTCCTTCAGGCTGAAACTTCCCACCTACCCGCCAAAAACCTTGAAAAACTGCTTTGATTCTACAAATTTTCTTTTAAGTCCGAAAAAATTGCTGGGCATTATTGCAGATTTTCCATTTTTCTAATCACTCTGTCAATGAGACGAGAAAATAGTCTTTGCCGACTAAATAAATCTATTTTAAAGTGGATGGCTCTAACTTATTGAAAAATGGAGCCGACGAGCGGATTTGAACCGCTGACCTACTGATTACGAATCAGTTGCTCTACCAACTGAGCTACGTCGGCGTGCTTGGGTTGGAGTTGTGTATTAAAGCGGTTTTGGCCTCGAAAATCAATGCCGAAATGGCGCCGGCCTGCAAAGCATTTCAACTTGAATTGCGCCCATCGGCCATCGTTCGCCCTCAACGCATTAGCCATTCTCCTCAGGCGTAGCCTGCGCCCCCAGTTCAGCGTCCGTCCGCCGGGTATCAGCCCGTTTGCTGCAGGCCGTGCCTGCCCGACCAGGCCATGCTGCGGTTGGAGCCGCCGGCCCAGTCTTTGGGGCCGACCACGAGGATGCCGATGTCCTGCGCCGCCTCGAACCAGCCCAGCACGGCCTGCATGGTGGTGTCAGCGGATGCGCCCTGTTCCAGCATCTGGTAGGCGCGGTAGGCGGTCATGTTGAGGGCGATGGATTCGCCGTGCCCGGTGGCGGCAACGGCTCCGCTGGGCCCGGCATATAAGCCGCACCCGATCAGCGGCACGTCGCCGACGCGCCCGCGCCAGCTGTTGCCGGTGCCGCCGGTGCTGAGCGCGGCGGCGAACTGTTTGCCATCCCACGCCACGGCGCCGACGGTGTCCGAGCTCTTCGCGCCGTTGCCGCGCATGTGGGATTCGTCGAGCGCGGTGAAGCCGCGTTCCGCCGCGTAGCGCGCCGCGCCGTCCCCGGCCAACAGATGATACGGTTCGTCGAGCAGGGCCTGGGCGATGTACAC of Nitrospina watsonii contains these proteins:
- a CDS encoding O-antigen ligase family protein; translation: MTWSEKAHQAGVFLTIALGFVISLSTSLTDLLAILILTLWFLAGHHKTFMDQVGNPLVRASLLLFLIFILATTYTPASFAEAGKTLKKYRELLYLIVFIPFLSKEQYRTWAQCAFGLSMVVTLIVSFYTLLFPPENLAHDFTGSAFKDRINHSFLLAVFLFGVITYAFANRLNKRYMIGLILLFILGMVNLFFVADGRTGYVLFYLLFILFLAQQFKWRFTIYGLLVILIFNFALISIPGPYQHRVYETVDNSLEYFRKGDSETSTGLRLEFMVNSYHLLSERPVFGHGTGSFKRQYSKLAEIKNLKHKTVNPHNEYLMTGVQTGLLGLGALLYFIFCQFKYSFRLSPVNKNLALGLATITAVGCLGNSILLDHTPGVFVIYFTAVFFSALNISEKTNHT
- a CDS encoding isoaspartyl peptidase/L-asparaginase, with the translated sequence MTTHRYALLAHGGAGSDNAHSDGTDRACERGLMLMQDGASAVDAACAAVEILENDGRFNAGMGSRRRDDGAVQMDAACMDGARHKFGAVAVVEGFQNPVYIAQALLDEPYHLLAGDGAARYAAERGFTALDESHMRGNGAKSSDTVGAVAWDGKQFAAALSTGGTGNSWRGRVGDVPLIGCGLYAGPSGAVAATGHGESIALNMTAYRAYQMLEQGASADTTMQAVLGWFEAAQDIGILVVGPKDWAGGSNRSMAWSGRHGLQQTG